Proteins from one Salvelinus alpinus chromosome 34, SLU_Salpinus.1, whole genome shotgun sequence genomic window:
- the LOC139563700 gene encoding proton-coupled zinc antiporter SLC30A1-like, whose amino-acid sequence MAWERNRLRLLCMLSITFAFFIVEVVVSRMTASLSMLSYSFHMLPGVIALVVALIAVHFSEKTQATSRNTFGWIRAEVMGALVNAVFLTAMCFTISIEAVERFTVPHEIESPRVVIGVGAAGLLVNMLGLLLFHEHAGHGHSHGGSRGINKLHKSERVGRESFEDETSRPILFNCSLKTGDLRAGPGGDHEIPDKDSLVVHMKDITLEDWNESHHDSASQLNMQGVFLHVLGDALGSVIVVVNALTFTYVWQPCHAGETCVNPCYNSRDYTDHHQQHVNVTLITMLGSSTQTTVHLAGPCWVLYLDSTLCIIMVGFLLYTTFPLLKESVLILLQTVPKQIDMPQLLGRLRGLDGVLAVHDLHIWQLAGSRIIATAHIKCLDPASYMDVAMRIKGLFHDEGIHATTVQPEFVTVNFESNIDVCELSCGTQCAPKLSCGTQYAPKLSCGTQCAPKLWKL is encoded by the exons ATGGCTTGGGAACGAAATCGTCTCCGACTGCTCTGCATGCTGTCCATTACTTTTGCGTTTTTCATCGTTGAAGTTGTCGTCAGCCGTATGACTGCTTCCCTGTCAATGCTGTCATACTCTTTCCATATGCTGCCGGGTGTCATTGCACTGGTTGTGGCCCTTATTGCTGTGCACTTCTCTGAGAAAACTCAAGCAACGAGTCGAAATACTTTCGGATGGATCAGAGCAGAAGTGATGGGTGCTCTGGTCAATGCCGTATTCCTAACTGCCATGTGCTTTACCATCAGTATTGAGGCAGTCGAGCGGTTCACAGTGCCTCACGAGATTGAAAGTCCCCGAGTGGTTATTGGAGTTGGAGCTGCGGGACTTCTTGTAAACATGCTCGGTCTTTTGTTGTTCCACGAACACGCAGGACACGGTCACTCGCATGGTGGCTCTCGTGGAATTAACAAACTTCACAAATccgagagagtagggagagaatcCTTTGAAGATGAGACCAGTAGGCCTATCCTGTTTAATTGCAGTCTGAAGACAGGGGATCTCAGAGCAGGTCCAGGAGGAGATCACG AAATCCCCGATAAGGACAGCCTTGTGGTCCACATGAAGGACATCACCCTGGAGGATTGGAACGAGAGCCATCATGACTCTGCTTCACAGCTCAACATGCAGGGTGTCTTCCTTCACGTGCTGGGTGATGCCCTCGGCTCTGTCATCGTTGTGGTCAACGCTCTCACCTTCACCTACGTGTGGCAGCCTTGCCATGCTGGAGAGACCTGTGTCAACCCATGCTACAACAGCCGCGACTACACTGACCACCACCAACAACATGTCAATGTTACACTGATCACCATGCTTGGTAGTAGTACCCAGACTACAGTGCACCTCGCTGGCCCTTGCTGGGTGCTCTACCTCGACTCCACACTCTGCATCATTATGGTGGGCTTCTTACTCTATACCACCTTCCCTCTCCTGAAGGAGTCAGTCCTCATCCTCCTGCAGACTGTTCCTAAACAGATAGACATGCCCCAGCTGCTGGGGAGGCTCAGGGGCCTGGATGGTGTGTTGGCTGTCCACGACCTACACATCTGGCAGCTGGCAGGGAGCAGGATCATTGCCACGGCACACATCAAATGTCTAGACCCAGCTTCCTACATGGATGTGGCCATGCGAATCAAAGGCCTTTTTCATGATGAGGGTATCCATGCCACGACAGTTCAACCAGAGTTTGTTACTGTTAACTTTGAATCTAATATTGACGTCTGTGAGCTGTCCTGTGGGACGCAGTGTGCCCCGAAGCTGTCCTGTGGGACGCAGTATGCCCCGAAGCTGTCCTGTGGGACGCAGTGTGCCCCGAAGCTGTGGAAACTTTGA